Within the Desulfurobacteriaceae bacterium genome, the region ATATCTCCTAACATTCTTGTCAAGTCAAGAATATCTTTACGGAGTAAAGGTTCGCCACCCGTGAGTCGAACTTTTGTTACACCTAGTTCGGCAAATAGGCTGACAATTTTGACAATTTCTTCAAAAGAAAGGACTTCAGATCGTGTAGTGTGTGTTTGATGATCTTCGTCACGACAGTAGTGACATCGATAGTTACAATGATCCGTTACGGAGACTCGTAAATAAGTAATATGACGGTTAAAGGGGTCAATTATTTGATTCATGATTGTAGTTTCCAATGACCCGACTTGCCACCTTTCTTTTCTAATAATTGAACGTTATCTATCCGCATAAATCGATCAACTGCTTTGCACATATCATAAATGGTTAGAGCTGCAATGCTAGCTGCAGTTAATGCTTCCATTTCAACTCCTGTTTTACCATTAAGTCTCTGGTTCATAAATATAAAAGCCTGTGTAGATAGCCTATTGAAAAAGCCAAAATAAGAGTTTAATTTCGGAAGGAGAAATTATCGTGAGTATTGACATTTTTCCCAACACGAAAATCTATATTGCTTGTCCAGCGAATATTGCTACCGGTGGGCCAGAATTGCTTCATCAACTGGCTTATCACCTTATAAATGACCTAAATGTAGAAGTCTTTATTTATTATTATAATTTTAATAAGAATAAATTTGAAATTCCAGTGCATCCTGATTATAGGTCATATAATGTTCCATATGTATTAGAAATACCTAAAAAGGAAATAACTAGAGAAAATATTCTAATAGTTCCAGAGGTTTTGGAAGGATTAGAATTATTAAACAGATATAAAGACATTAGAAAAGGTGTATGGTTTTTAAGCGTGGATAACTACTATTTCAGTAAAATGAAGAAGACGGACTTTATCTTTGAAAGGATTGTCAATAAATTCATGCAGCTGTTCAATGGACCTTCCTTGTTTGAAATTTATTCAGAGAAAAACTTAAAAAAGTTAGTTAAAAGACATGACTACAGAAAAGATCCTTTTCTAAAAAGCGCAGATTTTTATATGGTAAACTCATATAGAGGTATGGAGTGGTTTAATGAACTACGACCTTTATACTATTTATCTGAATACTTAAACTCAAAATTTCTAAATATTAGGATTTCTTTGTCAAAGAAGAAAGATATTATAGTTTACAATCCAAAAAAAGGAGCCAGCTTTACTAGGAAGATAATTTCTTACGCCAAAAACTTAAAGTTTGTCCCACTTGTTAATATGACCAGACAGCAAGTTATAGAAACTCTTCAAAGAGCAAAAGTTTACATAGATTTCGGCAATCATCCCGGTAAGGATAGAATTCCACGTGAAGCTGCCATTTTGGGTTGTTGTGTAATTACGGGAAGGAGAGGATCAG harbors:
- a CDS encoding cyclic pyranopterin monophosphate synthase MoaC, producing the protein MNQRLNGKTGVEMEALTAASIAALTIYDMCKAVDRFMRIDNVQLLEKKGGKSGHWKLQS
- a CDS encoding radical SAM protein; its protein translation is MNQIIDPFNRHITYLRVSVTDHCNYRCHYCRDEDHQTHTTRSEVLSFEEIVKIVSLFAELGVTKVRLTGGEPLLRKDILDLTRMLGD